Proteins found in one Macaca nemestrina isolate mMacNem1 chromosome 4, mMacNem.hap1, whole genome shotgun sequence genomic segment:
- the LOC105494224 gene encoding transcriptional regulator protein Pur-beta, which translates to MADGDSGSERGGGGGPGGFQPASRGGGEQETQELASKRLDIQNKRFYLDVKQNAKGRFLKIAEVGAGGSKSRLTLSMAVAAEFRDSLGDFIEHYAQLGPSSPEQLAAGAEEGGGPRRALKSEFLVRENRKYYLDLKENQRGRFLRIRQTVNRGGGGFGAGPGPGGLQSGQTIALPAQGLIEFRDALAKLIDDYGGEDDELAGGPGGGAGGPGGGLYGELPEGTSITVDSKRFFFDVGCNKYGVFLRVSEVKPSYRNAITVPFKAWGKFGGAFCRYADEMKEIQERQRDKLYERRGGGSGGGEESEGEEVDED; encoded by the coding sequence ATGGCGGACGGCGACAGCGGCAGCgagcgcggcggcggcggtgggCCGGGCGGGTTCCAGCCCGCGTCCCGCGGCGGCGGCGAGCAGGAGACGCAGGAGCTGGCCTCGAAGCGGCTGGACATCCAGAACAAGCGCTTCTACTTAGATGTGAAGCAGAACGCCAAAGGCCGCTTCCTCAAGATCGCCGAGGTGGGCGCGGGCGGTTCCAAGAGCCGCCTCACGCTGTCCATGGCGGTGGCCGCCGAGTTCCGCGACTCACTGGGCGACTTCATAGAGCACTACGCGCAGCTGGGCCCTAGCAGCCCCGAGCAGCTGGCGGCGGGCGCCGAGGAGGGCGGCGGGCCGCGGCGCGCGCTCAAGAGCGAATTCCTGGTGCGTGAGAACCGCAAGTACTACCTGGACCTCAAGGAGAACCAGCGCGGCCGCTTCCTGCGCATCCGCCAAACGGTCAACCGCGGCGGTGGCGGCTTCGGCGCGGGCCCCGGGCCCGGCGGCTTGCAGAGCGGCCAGACCATCGCGCTGCCTGCGCAGGGCCTCATCGAGTTCCGCGACGCGCTGGCCAAGCTCATCGACGACTACGGAGGCGAGGACGACGAGCTGGCAGGTGGCCCGGGAGGCGGCGCCGGCGGCCCAGGGGGCGGCCTGTATGGAGAGCTCCCGGAGGGCACCTCCATCACCGTGGACTCCAAGCGCTTCTTCTTCGATGTGGGCTGCAACAAATACGGGGTGTTTCTGCGAGTGAGCGAGGTGAAGCCGTCCTACCGCAATGCCATCACCGTGCCCTTCAAAGCCTGGGGCAAGTTCGGAGGCGCCTTTTGCCGGTATGCGGATGAGATGAAAGAAATCCAGGAAAGACAGAGGGATAAGCTTTATGAGCGACGTGGTGGGGGCAGCGGCGGCGGCGAAGAATCAGAGGGTGAGGAGGTGGATGAGGATTGA